The nucleotide window AAGATACGAGCGATACGGAAATGGTGGAAGTGTATTATAGTGAGGCGAACTGGGAACGCTACAGCCGGGCGAAGCAACTCGCGAAGCAAAAAGACTGCTCACCAATTCAAATTTCGCTTGCTTATGTTTTAACGCAATCTTTCCCAACAGCCGCAGTCATCGGACCAGAAAATGCTGCTGAACTCCAATCTTCTGTTTCGGCAGCGGGAATTAAGTTAACGCAAACCGAGGTTGATTGGCTAGATTTGAAGGCATAAGGAAAGGCGGAGAAAAAATGGCTATGAAAGAAAAAATGGCAGTCCAACTTTATTCTGTTCGAAAAGAAATGGAGCGCGATTTAGAAGGTACGCTCAAGAAAATTCATGAAATCGGCTTTCGTTATGTGCAACTCGATGGTATGCGTGGCAATGACCCTGCAGAGGTGCGCCGTTTACTACAAAAATATGAGTTAAAAGTGATTGGCATGCACATCAAGCACGACCGTTTTATGACCGATTTGGACGGAATTATTGAAGAAGCCTATTACTTCGATTGTAAAACTGTCTTTGATAAATATATCGAAGAAGAGGACCAAACAACAGCGGGCTACACGGCAACAAAAGCTGCATTGATTCATGCGGCAGAAAAGCTCCATGAACTTGGTTTTCGCATCGGTTTGCACAATCCAGAATATGATTTTAACGAATGTATCGATGGGCGTAGGGTGATGGATTATATTACGGATCCAGTCAATGGCATTTGTATTTATGCCGAACCGGATACTTACTGGATAAGAGCAGCTGGACATGATGAAGTCGAATTTATCAAGCGTTACAGTGGTCGCGCGCCAATTGTTCATATGAAAGACTTTGTGAGCGGTTTCGAACTAGAAGATATGGACAATAACCTTGTTGAAATGGGTGAAGGCGAAGTGGATTTCCGCGCTATTATGAAATGGGGCGAAACAAATGGGGTCGAATACTACTGCATCGAGCAAGATAGATCCAAACGCGATATGTTCGAAACGTTAGAAGCAAGTTATCACTACTTATTACATCTATAAAAAAAGAAACGTCAGAATTATTCTGGCGTTTTTTCGTGCGCAAAAATCTTTGTACCGTTTTTAACAAGCGTGTTTTGGGAACTATAAAGATAGATGTTTTAAGGGGGAATGAAACAAATGAAAAAAAGATGGCTATTTTTTGCAATCCTATTATTAATTGCAAGTGGATTTTTAAGTCCAAAAGCAGAAGCTGCAACAGATTATGGTAGTAGCTTTTTTACAAAGGTATCTTTACAAAATCAAAACGGGGAAGCAGCGACGAATTTTAAAGAAAATAGTAGGGTGCGAGTGGCGTACGATTTTGCGATTACACAACCTGTTACTAGCGGAGAAACAATGACATTAACCATTCCCGATCAGCTGAAATTAATTAATTTTGGCGCATTTCCTGTAAGTGATACAGCAGGAAACACCATCGCAAATGCAACAATCGACCCAACAACGGGAACTATCACATTAACTTTTACAGATTACGTCAATACACATACAGATTTAAAAGGTAGCCTATTTTATAACGCCACTTTCAACAGCAAAAATATTCAAACGGATCAAGTAAATCCAATTCTATTTCCTGTGAACAATACGACCGAAACGATAAATGCTTTTATTGGCAAAGTGAATACGGGCGGTGGAACTGGCTCGCCGACAATCGTTTTTAAACAAGGACGAATGGACGATAAAGACAACAGCATTTTACATTGGACGGTTACTTTAAATAATGCATTAACGCCAATTGATAATGCGATTTATACCGACACGCTTGGTTCAGGTCAAAATCTGGTCGGAAGCGCGACAATCAAATACAGAGATGCCAATAAAAAAGTCATCACAACAAATATCCAACCAATTACACTAGATCCTGACCGTAATTTCGAACTGTCAATCGGCACATTAAACAATCAATCTGTCGTCATTACTTACGATACGAAAATTACGACAAAACAAAAAAGCTATACGAATAAAGCAACTCTTTCTGGTGACAATTTAGATCCAGTTTCAAGGAATGCAACGGTTAATGATTACAGCAGTGGCGGACAAGGCTCAGGAACTGCACCACCAGTCAAAGAAGAACCACCATTCATCCCAGCCGAAAAGCAGCCGATTGAAAAAACAGTCGAAACAGACTTTGGCCCACTGGAAGTTGTCAAAGATTCCGAACAAAATGGCAAAATCAAAGTCATTTACAAAGTGAAAAGCGGCGATACATTACCGGGTGTAGCGAAAAAATTCGATGTCACCGTTTCAGAAATAAAAGACTGGAATAATCTTACTTCAGACACATTACAAGCAGGACAAAAACTACAATTAACGATTGAAAAAACATTGCTATCAAAAATCACCGTTCCACCAGTGCAAAAAGTGACAAGCACAACGAGAGTAGATGGGGTTGTGAGCGGCGGTGCGACAGGTACGTTGCCGCATACAGGGGACAGCAATCCACTCATTCCATTTGTGACAGGGTTAAGCTTGATTGCACTTGGTTTTACATTTGGACGTAGAAATTAAAGAAAAGGAAGCGCTGATTTTACTCAAGCGCTTCCTGTTTTTTTATAAAAGATGACCTTTTTTCCGCTGCGTCACCATTTGGTTTTTAGAAGAATCATGGAATGTTTTCGAGCCTTTCTTTGGCTTTTCTGGAAGGTTAATCGTGATGGTTTTGCTTTCAGTCTTTCCGTCAGCCATTGTCGCTGTAATCGTAACTAAATTATTTCCGGGTTGTAAATTATCTAAAGTAAATTGATGGTTTTCGGTGCTACCAGCAATTGTTTGCGTTTTATTATTGGTTGTGGCGGTAATCGTTGCTGCGGTTTCGGTTACGAACATTAATTCCGCGCTGTTTTTCATCGTTTCAATATAAGGATCTTGAATAGAATAAGGGAGAAACATTTCCATTAATTCGCTCGTTGTTGCCGTTGTATAAGTGGTTTCTGTTGTTTCTTTTTGCGCGTGGGCTATTTCTGGAAGCCAGTTTAGCGTTAACGACAAAAGCGCAATTATTACTAGAATATAACCTTTTTTCTTCATTATCCTCACCTCTTCTTAATACATTATAAAAAACAAATATGAACAAACTATGAATAAAACATGATACTTTTAAAAAGATCGCTTCCAATTTAGCAATTATTAACGTAAGATAAAAAGAAAAAAGGAGTAGAGCAATGGAACTTGAAAATTTAGAAAAGAAATTACCGGAGAAAATTAAAACAGTTTGGCGGCAAACAGAGGGAATTGCGGTCCTAGTTTTTCTGCTTTGTTCGGTTGCAGCAGCGATTATTTTGTATTATGCAGAAGTTTCGGTTTGGTGGAGCGCGATTGGCTTTGGCTTGACCGCTGTCTATGCTGCATTTATCTACTTATTCATTATTCCGTTTCGTTTTGCACGTTGGAGCTATCAGATTAAACCAGACGAAATGGAAATTCAGCACGGTATCATTTTTAGAAGTCGTGTCTTAATTCCGATGATTCGCATTCAACACGTGGAAACAGAGCAAGGCCCACTACTGAGAAGACAAAAATTAGTTTCCTTATCGATTACAACAGCAGCAAGGACACATAAAATTGAAGCGGTAAACGAGTGCGAGTCGGATGAACTTAGACATCATATCCTTGAACTTGTGAAGGTGGCGAAAGAAGATGTTTGAAGAAAGACGCCTCCATCCAATCGCCTTAATTAAAGAAATTATCACGAACGTAAGGCGCAATATTGTGCCAATCGTCGTTGGTTTATTTTCTGTTTTTCGGGCAGTTAATAGCAATGGTTACTTGCCAAACTGGGCGGTATATTTGATTATTGTCGTCGTTATTTTGCTCATTTTAACCCCGGCCGTTTTAAAATACATTACATATAAATACACACTGGAAGACCAAGGAATTCGCATTAAATACGGTTTGATTTTCCGGAAAAATACATACATACCATACGAACGCATTCAAACCGTCCAAAAGAAGCAGTGGTTTTTCTTTATCCCGTTTAATGTCTGCCAAGTTTTAATCGAAACAGCTGGTGGCAAAGGAAAAGCAGAAGCCGATTTAGTCGCTGTTCCTGTAGGCGTGGTTGATGAACTAAAAGATTTACGCGACGGTAAAAAAGCAGCGATTCAAGAAGTCACGCCAGAAACCGAGGAACCAGCAGTTGAAGTAGTCGAAACACCAGAAAAAACCGTCA belongs to Listeria swaminathanii and includes:
- a CDS encoding sugar phosphate isomerase/epimerase family protein, whose translation is MAMKEKMAVQLYSVRKEMERDLEGTLKKIHEIGFRYVQLDGMRGNDPAEVRRLLQKYELKVIGMHIKHDRFMTDLDGIIEEAYYFDCKTVFDKYIEEEDQTTAGYTATKAALIHAAEKLHELGFRIGLHNPEYDFNECIDGRRVMDYITDPVNGICIYAEPDTYWIRAAGHDEVEFIKRYSGRAPIVHMKDFVSGFELEDMDNNLVEMGEGEVDFRAIMKWGETNGVEYYCIEQDRSKRDMFETLEASYHYLLHL
- a CDS encoding collagen binding domain-containing protein, translated to MKKRWLFFAILLLIASGFLSPKAEAATDYGSSFFTKVSLQNQNGEAATNFKENSRVRVAYDFAITQPVTSGETMTLTIPDQLKLINFGAFPVSDTAGNTIANATIDPTTGTITLTFTDYVNTHTDLKGSLFYNATFNSKNIQTDQVNPILFPVNNTTETINAFIGKVNTGGGTGSPTIVFKQGRMDDKDNSILHWTVTLNNALTPIDNAIYTDTLGSGQNLVGSATIKYRDANKKVITTNIQPITLDPDRNFELSIGTLNNQSVVITYDTKITTKQKSYTNKATLSGDNLDPVSRNATVNDYSSGGQGSGTAPPVKEEPPFIPAEKQPIEKTVETDFGPLEVVKDSEQNGKIKVIYKVKSGDTLPGVAKKFDVTVSEIKDWNNLTSDTLQAGQKLQLTIEKTLLSKITVPPVQKVTSTTRVDGVVSGGATGTLPHTGDSNPLIPFVTGLSLIALGFTFGRRN
- a CDS encoding PH domain-containing protein, with amino-acid sequence MELENLEKKLPEKIKTVWRQTEGIAVLVFLLCSVAAAIILYYAEVSVWWSAIGFGLTAVYAAFIYLFIIPFRFARWSYQIKPDEMEIQHGIIFRSRVLIPMIRIQHVETEQGPLLRRQKLVSLSITTAARTHKIEAVNECESDELRHHILELVKVAKEDV